A single Paenibacillus sp. FSL R5-0517 DNA region contains:
- a CDS encoding aldo/keto reductase, protein MQTVTLNNGVKMPIIGFGVYQVPDADECENTVYEALKAGYRLIDTAAGYLNEEAVGRAIKRSGIPREELFITTKLWIQDAGYESTKLAFAKSLSKLQLDYLDMYLIHMPFGDYYGSWRAMEELYREGKIKAIGVSNFLPDRLMDLIVHNEIVPAINQIETHPFQQQVDSAAFMKEQGIQHQSWSPFAEGRNNLFSNEVLASIAGRHNKSIAQVVLRWLVQQDIVIIPKSVRKERLIENFDIFNFVLSPEEIATISTLDTKESLFMKIDDPEVAQMLGKMKVDL, encoded by the coding sequence ATGCAAACTGTAACTTTAAATAATGGAGTGAAAATGCCGATCATCGGCTTTGGTGTCTACCAGGTTCCTGATGCCGATGAATGCGAGAACACGGTATATGAAGCATTGAAGGCAGGTTACCGCTTAATTGATACGGCCGCCGGATACCTGAACGAAGAAGCAGTTGGACGCGCGATCAAGCGCAGTGGCATACCGCGGGAAGAACTGTTTATCACGACCAAGCTATGGATTCAGGATGCCGGATATGAAAGTACCAAGCTGGCGTTTGCCAAATCGCTCAGTAAGCTGCAGCTCGATTATCTGGATATGTACCTCATTCATATGCCTTTTGGTGACTACTACGGGTCTTGGCGTGCGATGGAAGAACTGTACCGCGAGGGCAAGATCAAGGCAATAGGCGTCAGTAACTTCCTGCCAGACCGTCTGATGGATCTTATTGTTCATAACGAAATTGTGCCTGCCATCAATCAGATCGAAACACATCCGTTTCAACAGCAGGTCGATAGTGCTGCTTTTATGAAAGAACAGGGCATACAACACCAGTCATGGTCACCGTTTGCGGAAGGTCGCAACAATTTATTTAGCAACGAAGTGCTGGCTTCGATTGCTGGGAGACATAACAAATCTATCGCCCAGGTTGTACTCCGCTGGCTTGTGCAACAAGACATCGTGATTATTCCAAAATCGGTACGCAAAGAGCGGCTTATCGAGAACTTTGATATTTTCAATTTTGTACTGAGTCCGGAAGAGATCGCAACCATTTCCACGCTGGATACCAAGGAAAGTCTATTCATGAAGATTGACGACCCTGAAGTTGCCCAGATGCTAGGTAAGATGAAAGTGGATTTGTAA
- a CDS encoding sulfite exporter TauE/SafE family protein produces MDLQLFIIMFILGLVGSFFSGLLGIGGAIINYPLLLYVPSWMGLEPFSTHEVSSISMFQVFFASLAGVVAFRRKVKAGRSGGAFVHRGLVLYMGSSILAGSLIGGFVSGHLDGRVINVIYGILAILAIVLMLIPGKGKLDTSAPLVFDRWIAAGTAFAVGIVSGIVGAGGAFILIPIMLTILNIPVRTTIASSLAIVFISAIGGVIGKLTGGDIPLEPIIYTVIGSMLGASIGSKVSSMINVRILRYALIVLIAITAVKVWSSIL; encoded by the coding sequence ATGGATCTTCAGCTTTTTATCATCATGTTTATTCTCGGTCTGGTCGGTTCATTTTTCTCCGGTTTGTTGGGTATTGGTGGGGCCATTATCAATTATCCGCTACTGTTATATGTTCCATCCTGGATGGGACTGGAGCCATTCTCAACACATGAGGTATCGTCGATTAGTATGTTTCAAGTATTTTTCGCTTCACTGGCCGGTGTTGTTGCATTCCGGAGAAAAGTAAAAGCGGGGAGAAGTGGTGGGGCATTTGTTCACCGAGGATTGGTACTCTACATGGGCTCCAGCATTCTTGCTGGCAGTCTGATTGGCGGGTTCGTCTCAGGTCATTTGGATGGAAGAGTTATTAATGTGATCTATGGTATTTTGGCAATTCTGGCGATTGTGCTCATGCTGATTCCTGGAAAAGGAAAGCTTGATACCTCGGCTCCTTTGGTGTTCGACCGATGGATAGCAGCAGGCACTGCGTTTGCAGTAGGCATTGTATCAGGAATTGTGGGTGCGGGTGGTGCTTTTATCCTTATTCCCATCATGCTGACGATCCTTAACATCCCCGTGCGAACGACGATTGCATCTTCACTGGCAATTGTATTTATCTCGGCCATTGGTGGTGTGATAGGGAAATTGACGGGTGGAGACATTCCGCTGGAACCCATTATCTATACAGTGATTGGTAGCATGCTGGGGGCTTCCATTGGTTCTAAGGTTAGTTCGATGATCAATGTGAGGATACTTCGGTATGCATTAATTGTACTTATCGCCATTACAGCGGTCAAAGTCTGGTCTTCCATTCTGTAA
- a CDS encoding bile acid:sodium symporter family protein, producing MLQALNQRLNRIMPLITPISIIIGVLCGSFLSSYTFLSPWLFAFMTFAGSISLGIRDFVNVLKKPFPLFVCLFILHLAMPLIALGMGHLVFPTDAYTITGLVLAAVIPTGISSFIWVSIYRGNIALTLSIILIDTMLAPFVVPGVLSLLIGTSVTLDTAAMMSSLFWMIVVPSLLGMLLNEWTKGAIVPVWGPRLNPLSKLFMASVVAINGSVVAPYLADFNWKLAGLAVIIIFLASLGYALSYFIARLLGWNEADQVALVFNGGMRNISAGAVLAVSYFPPPVAVPVVLGMVFQQMLASLTGYLLGRRSQLLHKSDKTSAA from the coding sequence ATGCTTCAAGCCTTGAACCAACGCTTGAACCGCATCATGCCACTGATTACCCCAATCAGCATTATTATTGGCGTGTTATGCGGGAGTTTCCTTTCTTCTTATACCTTTTTATCTCCTTGGCTCTTTGCGTTCATGACGTTCGCTGGAAGTATCAGTCTTGGGATACGGGATTTTGTCAATGTACTGAAGAAGCCATTCCCCTTGTTTGTATGTCTGTTTATTTTGCATTTGGCGATGCCTCTAATTGCTCTCGGTATGGGTCATCTGGTGTTCCCTACAGATGCGTACACCATAACGGGTCTGGTTCTGGCAGCCGTTATACCAACTGGAATAAGCAGCTTCATCTGGGTCAGCATCTATCGGGGCAATATCGCACTTACGCTTTCCATCATCCTGATTGATACGATGCTTGCTCCTTTCGTCGTTCCCGGCGTATTATCTCTGTTGATTGGCACCAGTGTCACCCTGGATACAGCTGCCATGATGAGCAGTCTGTTCTGGATGATTGTAGTGCCATCCCTGCTCGGTATGCTTTTGAATGAGTGGACCAAAGGCGCCATTGTCCCGGTCTGGGGACCGAGATTGAATCCATTATCCAAATTGTTTATGGCATCCGTCGTTGCAATAAATGGATCTGTTGTTGCCCCCTACTTGGCCGATTTCAACTGGAAATTGGCTGGTCTTGCGGTCATCATTATTTTCCTGGCATCTCTCGGGTATGCACTAAGTTATTTTATTGCTCGATTGTTGGGATGGAATGAGGCCGACCAGGTAGCTCTCGTGTTTAATGGAGGCATGCGTAATATCAGCGCAGGTGCAGTACTCGCTGTTTCGTATTTTCCGCCACCTGTTGCTGTCCCGGTCGTGCTCGGCATGGTATTCCAACAGATGCTTGCTTCCCTGACAGGTTATCTGCTCGGTCGTCGCTCTCAGCTTCTGCATAAGTCGGATAAGACATCTGCCGCCTAA
- a CDS encoding DUF6376 family protein, translated as MFKRKRRHTLMMTGLIASSILLISACSVVEQANESLNYVSGATDYIEQVSNAGADLQELASGAVNNPEITTQIQEKIDVIQAEASEFSQLTAPAIGESIHENLVSYNTQLTEVVDHFENTITEQGFTVENWEKTGIPELITNINNLRDPLSGLQGE; from the coding sequence ATGTTTAAAAGAAAACGAAGGCACACATTAATGATGACAGGCCTTATCGCATCAAGTATTCTTTTGATTTCGGCCTGTTCTGTCGTGGAGCAAGCCAATGAAAGTTTAAATTATGTTAGTGGGGCTACTGATTATATAGAACAGGTATCGAACGCCGGCGCAGATCTGCAAGAGCTCGCATCAGGTGCAGTGAACAATCCGGAGATAACCACTCAGATTCAGGAGAAAATCGACGTGATTCAAGCAGAAGCAAGCGAATTTTCTCAGCTGACTGCTCCTGCAATCGGTGAGAGCATTCATGAGAATCTGGTCAGCTACAATACGCAATTAACGGAAGTTGTGGACCATTTCGAGAATACGATTACAGAGCAAGGGTTTACGGTGGAAAATTGGGAGAAGACGGGCATTCCAGAACTCATCACCAACATTAATAACCTGAGAGATCCGCTGAGCGGACTTCAGGGGGAATAA
- a CDS encoding SDR family NAD(P)-dependent oxidoreductase, with the protein MTEHNGKVIIITGGASGIGKETALQLSDQGATIVIADYNEDGAKKLAAEIEAAGGTAGAYKVDVSKGDEIKALIDWTVEQYGTLSGIFNNAGIGLVKPFLEMDPESYHRVIDVDQHSVYYGMYYGAKKMVELNVQGTIVNTASIYGSVAAVGSFNYNAAKAAVVMMSKSGALELAEHGIRVVGVAPGFIETPILGDDQAMKDALATQHMRGELIQPEKVASVVTFLFSDAASAMNGTTVAVDDGFLSFKTK; encoded by the coding sequence ATGACCGAACACAATGGAAAAGTAATCATTATTACTGGTGGAGCTAGTGGTATTGGTAAAGAAACAGCCCTTCAACTTTCGGATCAAGGTGCGACTATTGTTATCGCTGACTATAATGAAGACGGAGCGAAGAAGCTTGCGGCAGAGATTGAAGCAGCAGGCGGAACAGCGGGCGCATATAAAGTGGATGTATCCAAAGGGGACGAGATTAAAGCCCTGATCGACTGGACAGTTGAGCAATACGGTACGTTAAGCGGTATTTTCAATAACGCAGGCATTGGACTTGTGAAGCCATTTCTGGAGATGGACCCGGAATCCTATCACAGAGTCATTGATGTAGATCAACACAGTGTATATTATGGGATGTATTATGGCGCGAAAAAAATGGTTGAATTAAATGTACAAGGTACCATTGTTAATACGGCTTCGATCTATGGAAGTGTTGCTGCAGTAGGCAGCTTCAACTACAATGCAGCCAAGGCGGCTGTTGTAATGATGTCCAAGTCTGGTGCATTGGAACTTGCGGAGCATGGAATTCGTGTCGTTGGTGTAGCGCCTGGTTTTATCGAAACACCGATTCTTGGCGATGACCAAGCCATGAAAGATGCACTTGCTACTCAACATATGCGTGGAGAACTTATTCAGCCAGAGAAAGTAGCCAGTGTGGTTACATTCCTCTTCAGTGATGCAGCAAGTGCAATGAATGGTACAACCGTAGCAGTAGATGATGGTTTCCTCAGCTTCAAAACCAAATAA
- a CDS encoding polyprenyl synthetase family protein, with the protein MNNVLTEQADAGYRLAEQKASQYFTALRQQLMDNTYTTILTQDIHVWQKKHIHRFAWLSLLSPSKRKPDPRDVHRYIHWLNTTGKLDDYLDRSISYIYMRDLGQALDSPDTQARIQHVVENTKKYFMGSAAGRKGQHDYISLAALYRWGQKEHIETAVIWVMNKLKNVASNIPKELDAEQAQRKLIKIILGVVLHVDDEMNEQTPPEERARRFDAAIRLGYSYGLTYPFVDDLLDSQALTAQEKEQYSLMIRDALLTGVVPDLGEWKGANLEVIEYVHSELREAFEYIKNYQHPEKQRTFLEQSYVFFQSQEMDRNKKLANANYTNEELYIPIIIKSSSSRLIVRSVLSAPVDEGFDLRTFYYGIYNQLADDFADMFDDMEEGAVTPYTYYLKYRDLRPDLINPYELYWAVISHLIHDVYNSDAKTREVILDRAINGLKRCKERLGQQKYDEVMTIFASGQPEFNQLVQQMVRKADDVDFLDKLLRDQVVLQLKHDKQEKEEFKQTIRTVREQINVELQIAKPGGLHEMKETLIDAANYSLQGDGKRLRPILTWVMGVREYGLPESSIVPLLRSLEYMHTASLIFDDLPTQDNASTRRGRSTLHQVHNSATAELTGLFLIQKAIGEQSSLNRFDAATVLTLIQYSAEKAEDMCMGQAMDLNSKGKVLTLEQLNMICFYKTGIAFEAALVMPAILAQVKEPEMATLKKFAYHAGIAFQIKDDLLDYEGNHLILGKPAGQDERNNNSTFVSILGDEGAKKEMWEHYCLATDALNELPKSIPFLRHLLDYLVARER; encoded by the coding sequence ATGAATAACGTACTTACAGAACAGGCTGATGCAGGATATCGGCTAGCTGAACAGAAAGCATCTCAGTATTTTACTGCTCTTAGGCAGCAACTTATGGATAATACGTATACAACTATACTTACCCAAGATATTCATGTGTGGCAAAAAAAACATATTCATCGTTTTGCCTGGCTTTCTCTTTTGTCACCAAGTAAACGAAAACCCGACCCCCGGGATGTGCATAGATATATCCATTGGCTGAATACGACTGGAAAGTTGGATGATTACCTGGATCGGAGTATTTCATATATCTATATGCGAGATCTGGGGCAAGCCCTTGATTCTCCAGATACTCAGGCCCGAATTCAGCACGTTGTCGAGAATACCAAAAAATATTTTATGGGCTCTGCCGCTGGGCGCAAAGGACAGCACGATTACATCAGTCTGGCTGCGCTGTACCGGTGGGGGCAGAAGGAGCACATTGAAACGGCTGTCATCTGGGTGATGAATAAATTAAAGAATGTAGCATCCAACATCCCGAAGGAGCTGGATGCAGAGCAGGCGCAGCGGAAGCTTATCAAAATTATTCTCGGCGTGGTTCTTCATGTGGACGATGAGATGAACGAGCAGACTCCACCTGAGGAACGGGCCCGAAGATTTGATGCGGCGATCAGACTCGGTTATTCCTACGGTTTGACGTATCCATTTGTGGATGACCTGCTGGATTCTCAAGCCTTGACTGCTCAGGAAAAGGAACAATATTCCCTGATGATACGCGATGCACTTCTTACCGGGGTTGTACCTGATCTGGGAGAATGGAAAGGTGCTAACCTTGAAGTGATTGAATATGTGCATTCCGAGCTTCGGGAAGCATTTGAGTACATCAAGAATTACCAGCATCCAGAGAAACAACGCACGTTCCTAGAGCAATCCTATGTTTTCTTTCAGTCTCAAGAGATGGATCGCAACAAGAAATTAGCCAATGCGAATTATACCAATGAAGAATTGTACATTCCAATTATTATTAAATCTTCGTCTTCCCGATTAATTGTCCGGTCTGTACTCAGTGCACCAGTGGATGAAGGATTTGATCTGCGGACGTTCTATTACGGGATATATAATCAGCTGGCAGATGATTTTGCCGATATGTTTGACGATATGGAAGAAGGGGCTGTAACTCCTTATACGTACTATTTGAAGTATCGTGATTTGCGCCCTGATCTGATTAATCCATATGAATTGTATTGGGCAGTCATCTCTCACCTGATCCACGATGTATACAACTCGGACGCCAAGACCCGGGAGGTCATCCTGGATCGGGCTATAAATGGTCTGAAGCGTTGTAAAGAACGGTTGGGGCAGCAGAAATATGATGAAGTAATGACGATCTTTGCCTCGGGGCAGCCTGAATTCAATCAACTGGTTCAACAGATGGTGAGAAAAGCAGATGACGTTGATTTTCTCGATAAATTGTTACGGGATCAGGTTGTGCTTCAGTTGAAACATGACAAGCAGGAGAAAGAGGAGTTCAAGCAGACCATTCGAACAGTTCGCGAACAGATTAATGTGGAGTTGCAGATTGCGAAGCCCGGTGGACTTCATGAGATGAAAGAAACGCTGATCGATGCAGCCAATTATAGCTTGCAGGGAGACGGAAAGAGGTTACGCCCCATATTAACTTGGGTTATGGGTGTGCGCGAGTATGGCCTACCCGAATCATCTATTGTTCCGCTGCTACGATCGCTGGAGTACATGCATACTGCTTCCCTGATCTTTGATGATCTGCCTACGCAGGATAATGCTTCGACGCGGCGTGGACGTTCCACTCTGCATCAGGTACACAATAGCGCCACAGCAGAGCTTACGGGTCTGTTTCTCATTCAGAAGGCGATAGGAGAACAATCCTCATTGAATCGCTTTGATGCAGCAACCGTACTCACTCTTATTCAATATTCGGCTGAAAAAGCTGAGGATATGTGTATGGGGCAAGCGATGGATCTGAACTCCAAAGGCAAAGTGTTAACGCTTGAGCAGTTGAATATGATCTGTTTTTACAAAACAGGCATTGCCTTCGAAGCTGCTCTGGTCATGCCAGCCATACTTGCTCAAGTGAAGGAACCGGAGATGGCAACGCTGAAAAAGTTCGCTTATCATGCGGGGATCGCCTTCCAAATCAAGGATGACTTGCTGGATTACGAGGGAAATCATCTCATTCTTGGGAAACCTGCAGGTCAGGATGAGCGGAACAACAATTCAACCTTTGTGTCCATCCTGGGTGATGAAGGCGCGAAGAAAGAGATGTGGGAACATTACTGTCTTGCTACAGATGCATTAAACGAGTTGCCGAAATCTATTCCATTTTTGAGACATCTTTTGGATTATCTTGTGGCTCGTGAGCGATAA